One stretch of Luteitalea sp. DNA includes these proteins:
- a CDS encoding metalloregulator ArsR/SmtB family transcription factor, translated as MPNQSHQLSRVFQALTDPTRRAVLERLGSGPAPVSELARPFKMALPSFSQHLHVLESCGLVRSHKTGRVRTYRLVPQPLKRAEQWMARQRAIWERRLDQLDSYLNHLKEQTQ; from the coding sequence ATGCCTAACCAATCCCATCAGCTCAGTCGCGTCTTTCAAGCCCTGACCGACCCGACCAGGCGGGCTGTCCTCGAACGGCTGGGCAGCGGGCCTGCCCCGGTCAGCGAGCTGGCGCGGCCCTTCAAGATGGCATTGCCGTCGTTCTCTCAACACCTCCACGTGCTCGAGAGCTGCGGACTGGTTCGGTCCCACAAGACGGGACGTGTCCGAACGTATCGGCTCGTGCCGCAGCCGCTGAAGCGTGCCGAGCAATGGATGGCGAGGCAGCGCGCGATCTGGGAGCGCCGTCTCGATCAACTGGACAGCTACCTCAATCACCTAAAGGAGCAGACGCAGTGA
- a CDS encoding DUF664 domain-containing protein, translating to MHGDRADIVALEDALNATERDARALVAGLTEEVGAWRADASSWSVAECLDHLAVANRVYLHAMQPAAEHALAQGRRRRRPARPGLIGSWFVRTLEPPVKPKFRQKAPQSIRPRVSPPLDDAAGRFVASQDDVRTFLRRYSDIDLAGVRFPNPFVRGVRFSLATGLHVIAAHERRHLWQAWRVRQAAERASAT from the coding sequence ATGCACGGCGACCGAGCGGACATCGTGGCGCTGGAAGATGCGTTGAACGCCACGGAGCGCGACGCGCGTGCGCTCGTGGCTGGTCTAACCGAGGAGGTGGGCGCTTGGCGCGCCGATGCCAGCTCGTGGAGCGTCGCGGAATGCCTTGATCATCTGGCTGTCGCCAACCGCGTATACCTGCACGCGATGCAGCCAGCGGCCGAGCATGCGCTCGCGCAAGGCCGACGGCGACGTCGACCTGCACGACCGGGACTGATCGGCAGCTGGTTTGTCCGCACGCTCGAACCACCCGTGAAGCCCAAATTCAGACAGAAGGCGCCGCAGAGTATTCGACCACGCGTCTCGCCTCCGCTCGACGATGCGGCCGGTCGGTTCGTCGCATCGCAGGACGATGTGCGTACGTTTCTGCGGCGGTACTCGGATATAGACCTCGCTGGAGTGCGCTTCCCCAACCCGTTTGTTCGCGGTGTTCGATTCAGCCTGGCGACAGGCCTGCACGTTATCGCCGCGCACGAGCGACGTCACCTGTGGCAAGCCTGGCGCGTGCGTCAGGCTGCGGAGCGTGCGAGCGCCACCTGA
- a CDS encoding TraR/DksA family transcriptional regulator — protein MTTALEASALAAFRRRLEQRRTELTSLIEEGRRADQPVSPDKAIGRLTRQDALQQQQMSAELIRRYEQERMLVEQALDAMDEGTYGRCQRCDEPIAVARLDAMPHARICIRCTGGQARDRR, from the coding sequence ATGACCACCGCGCTTGAGGCGTCAGCGTTGGCGGCATTCCGTCGCCGATTGGAGCAGCGCCGGACCGAGCTAACGAGCTTGATCGAGGAAGGACGACGGGCCGATCAGCCGGTCTCGCCAGACAAGGCCATTGGCCGCCTCACCCGCCAGGATGCGTTGCAGCAGCAGCAGATGTCGGCCGAGCTGATTCGTCGCTACGAGCAGGAGCGTATGCTGGTTGAGCAGGCGCTCGATGCGATGGATGAAGGGACTTACGGGCGCTGCCAGCGGTGCGACGAGCCGATCGCGGTTGCCCGGTTGGACGCGATGCCGCACGCCAGGATTTGCATTCGCTGTACCGGGGGACAGGCACGCGACCGGCGCTGA
- a CDS encoding SDR family NAD(P)-dependent oxidoreductase — MSTANARVALVTGANRGLGLETCRQLLGRGMRVVMTGRDEDATERARRGLDLAAGSAIVVRMDVTDRASIEAAHRVAVKRYGAVDVLVNNAAVLFSESTAVLSIPADELLRTFETNLFGVIEVCRLFVPPMAANGYGRIVNVSSGAGQLASMSTYAPAYSISKAALNAFTRILAQTYSSRGVLANAVDPGWVRTDMGGPAAPRSVEQGVDTTVWLATLPDNGPTGRFFRDRRPIEW; from the coding sequence ATGAGCACAGCCAATGCGCGTGTGGCGCTCGTGACCGGCGCAAATCGCGGACTCGGATTGGAGACATGCCGCCAACTGCTGGGGCGCGGCATGCGGGTAGTAATGACCGGCCGGGACGAAGATGCAACCGAGCGGGCACGACGAGGGCTCGACCTTGCCGCAGGGAGCGCAATCGTGGTGCGGATGGACGTCACCGACCGCGCCAGCATCGAGGCCGCTCATCGGGTGGCCGTGAAGCGCTACGGCGCTGTGGATGTTCTCGTGAACAACGCGGCTGTGCTGTTTTCCGAGAGCACTGCCGTGCTCTCGATTCCCGCCGACGAGCTCTTGCGGACCTTCGAGACGAATCTGTTCGGCGTGATCGAGGTCTGCCGCCTGTTCGTGCCTCCGATGGCGGCGAACGGCTACGGACGAATCGTCAACGTATCGTCCGGCGCCGGCCAGCTCGCGAGCATGTCCACCTACGCGCCGGCGTACTCGATTTCGAAGGCGGCGCTGAACGCCTTCACGCGCATCCTCGCGCAAACCTACAGTAGTCGCGGTGTCCTCGCGAATGCCGTCGATCCCGGTTGGGTGCGAACCGACATGGGCGGCCCCGCCGCACCTCGGTCCGTCGAGCAGGGCGTCGACACAACCGTGTGGCTCGCCACGCTACCGGACAACGGTCCGACGGGACGATTCTTCCGCGACCGGCGCCCTATCGAGTGGTGA
- a CDS encoding polyketide cyclase, whose protein sequence is MDGEAARDLGAPSRSTGQLPQSPKGADAVTRPTPYEPNPKLDLVLERIVDVPRELVWAAWTTPDHIKKWFTPAPWTTVDCEIDLHPGGIFRTVMRSPEGQQYPHVGCYLEVIENEKLVWTVALGPGYRPSNRTSEVPSFTAVITLAPHGNGGTKYTALAMHGDEEDRRRHDEMGFQDGWGKALEQLVALAKSL, encoded by the coding sequence ATGGATGGCGAGGCAGCGCGCGATCTGGGAGCGCCGTCTCGATCAACTGGACAGCTACCTCAATCACCTAAAGGAGCAGACGCAGTGACTCGTCCAACGCCTTACGAACCCAACCCAAAGCTGGATCTCGTGTTGGAACGCATCGTCGACGTCCCGAGAGAGCTCGTCTGGGCCGCCTGGACTACTCCGGATCACATCAAGAAGTGGTTCACTCCTGCCCCGTGGACAACGGTGGATTGCGAGATCGATCTTCACCCCGGCGGCATCTTTCGCACGGTCATGCGCTCTCCGGAGGGACAGCAGTATCCTCACGTCGGCTGTTATCTCGAGGTGATCGAGAACGAAAAGCTGGTGTGGACGGTCGCGCTGGGACCGGGCTACCGGCCATCCAACCGGACGAGCGAGGTCCCGTCGTTCACGGCGGTCATCACGCTGGCGCCGCATGGGAACGGCGGCACGAAGTACACCGCGCTGGCGATGCACGGGGACGAGGAGGACCGCAGACGGCACGACGAAATGGGATTTCAGGACGGTTGGGGGAAAGCGCTCGAACAACTGGTCGCGCTCGCCAAGAGTCTGTAG
- a CDS encoding pirin family protein encodes MLQQRRIARIVTVPPLTPGFVGHGHLAAQVVSPEDFVLNDPFIMLADDHLDIADRTVGEPHPHAGFETVTLVLDGAIYDRDEGGIIRAGEVQWMTAGRGIIHGENIVTKGHVRLLQLWLTLPKDRRWTTPAFQDIHTDAVPVRREHGVEVRVYSGASGSYQSTTRNHVPVTMTEVAMEAHTSVDQDIPSSFNGFVYVLRGSVRIGENTALLRAGQVGWLDRPEGEGTSLLRVVAGEEGARLVLYAGQPQRDPIVSHGPFIGDSKDDIVRLYTEYRSGRFGRMSDLARVARIT; translated from the coding sequence ATGCTGCAACAACGCCGTATCGCTCGGATTGTCACCGTCCCTCCACTTACGCCAGGATTCGTCGGGCACGGTCACCTCGCTGCGCAAGTTGTGTCACCCGAGGACTTCGTGCTCAACGATCCGTTCATCATGCTCGCCGATGACCACCTCGACATCGCGGATCGCACTGTGGGCGAGCCGCACCCACACGCGGGATTCGAAACCGTGACGCTCGTCCTCGACGGCGCCATCTACGATCGTGACGAGGGCGGTATCATCAGGGCCGGCGAAGTCCAGTGGATGACGGCTGGCCGCGGTATCATCCACGGCGAGAACATCGTGACGAAGGGTCACGTCCGCCTGCTCCAGTTGTGGCTGACCTTACCAAAGGATCGGCGATGGACGACACCAGCGTTTCAGGACATTCACACCGACGCGGTTCCGGTCCGTCGTGAACATGGCGTGGAGGTGCGCGTCTATAGCGGTGCGTCCGGAAGCTACCAGTCGACCACGCGCAATCATGTCCCCGTCACGATGACGGAGGTCGCTATGGAGGCGCACACGTCTGTCGATCAGGACATTCCATCGTCCTTCAACGGATTCGTATACGTCCTCCGCGGCTCGGTCCGAATTGGGGAGAACACTGCGCTCCTCAGGGCTGGTCAGGTCGGGTGGCTCGATCGTCCCGAGGGCGAGGGCACGAGTCTGCTTCGCGTGGTTGCTGGCGAGGAAGGTGCGCGCCTCGTGCTGTATGCCGGCCAGCCTCAGCGCGACCCAATCGTCTCCCACGGGCCCTTCATCGGGGACTCGAAGGATGATATCGTCCGGCTCTACACCGAGTATCGCAGCGGGCGATTCGGGCGGATGAGCGATCTCGCACGTGTGGCGCGCATCACATGA
- a CDS encoding damage-inducible protein DinB, which yields MPFITPDALLAHWQGHRRLTRRVIDAFPNDKLFSFSLGGMRPFGGLAMEMLSMAGPMVRGAVTGDWNAPSSRDSRPKQEVLQLWDESTEQLNALWPQIPPEGFAETITAFGQYTDTLYNLILYVIDNEIHHRGQGYVYLRALGVEPPPFYERS from the coding sequence ATACCCTTCATCACGCCCGACGCCCTGCTCGCGCACTGGCAGGGGCATCGCCGGCTCACCAGGCGCGTCATCGATGCCTTTCCCAACGACAAGCTCTTCAGCTTCTCCTTGGGCGGGATGCGTCCCTTTGGCGGGCTCGCGATGGAGATGCTCAGCATGGCTGGACCGATGGTCCGCGGCGCGGTCACCGGCGACTGGAACGCGCCGAGCAGCCGCGATTCGCGGCCGAAACAGGAAGTGCTCCAACTCTGGGATGAGAGTACGGAGCAACTGAACGCTCTCTGGCCGCAGATCCCTCCGGAGGGATTTGCCGAGACCATCACGGCGTTCGGGCAGTACACGGACACGCTGTACAATCTCATCCTCTACGTCATCGACAACGAGATTCATCACCGCGGCCAGGGCTACGTGTACCTCCGCGCGCTGGGCGTCGAGCCCCCGCCGTTTTACGAGCGAAGCTGA